CTGTCGCTCACGAAAGCCTAGCGCTTGAGCTACGGGCGCCGCACCTTTGGCGGTTGATTCCGGAAATTCAAGTGTTCGGTAGGGGATTTCTTTATTATCAAGATATTCATGCGAGGGTAATATCATTATTGGATTCTCCCAGAATCTATAACAACGGCATTTGCCGCAAAGCGACATAACGTGACGCTCACTGGGCGCTGCCAGACGACCTCTTACAATGCTATCTAGCAGAATATCCCAATGAACAAAGTAGCCCTGTAAAGGATTTGTAGGCTGGCAGTGTCCAGTGCAGCCGATCGTTATGTTTGTTACCCCTGAAATGAGCTCATGAAACTCAGACTTACTCTAAACCTTCGGCCCTCTTCTATTAGATTTTCTCGTCGACTGAACGATACTTATGCCTAAGAATCCTCAGTTTCTTTACTATCCTGAGGAGTAATATCCAATACCTTCATCACTTCCTCCCCCAATTTTCGATTGTCTTGTCCCTCCTTCTATGTACGTAGAACAAGACGGTGAACAGTATTAGGCTAACTAACAGTCCAAATGCACCATCGACATTACCATCATACCAAATACGTGAGAAGCCTACTCCTAAACCGAGCATAGCAACAGCGGAAAGTCGCCAGAACAACAGGAACCCGTACTTGACTTCCAGTTCCTTCACGATCAGGCCATTAGAATTCTTATTGAGTATCTCCATATATTCAGTCCGCTGTATTGTACCCTCCCGAGGTATGAATAGCCACTGTAAGAAGCGATTTACTAGAAGTCCTAGCGGGTAAGAAATGGCCAAAATAACCGCAATAACGTAGGGTAATAGGTGTTTGTGAGAGTCATTGCTGATCCACTCCGCAATCTGTCTCAGTCTATAAGCACCGATGAACAAGATAGTCAAGCCAAGGAGGCCCACGAATGTTGGCAAAGCAATAAAAGGAAAAAGTCGGATGCCAGAAGTTTGCATCTTATTCGCCTTGTCTGATTAAACAAATCGTCCGCACTTTCATTGGCTTCTGCCAAGTGTATGAAGTGAACAATTTGTTAATTGCCTGATATTTATACACAATATTACAACATAACTTATAATTGAATAGAACATTCTTTGGATTTTATGTGCCTACATGCAGGAACAAATTCCATATAGGAACAAAATTCAAATATTCCTATATATAGGCAACTGAGTTTCCTACATATAGGCATTTTTGTTCTGATGCTTTATTCCTACATGTAGCCATTTGTTTTCCGGATTGACCCTAACGTTCTTCAAAACCTTAAGAAGTTAAATTCTTATTCGAAGTTTGCGTTCATTTTTTTTGAACCCAACATCTTTATTCTCTAAAGCTACTTCCAGTAAAAGTTTTGATTTGCGCTGGGTTCGGGAGCACTAACCCAACCTCATGGCTAATTGGACAATATCCTCACCTCGACATTTGCGAGAATCACTTCAGACACTTTGGTAAGCTGCCCACGCTCAAAACGTTGGTCGTAATCTACGGTCGAGGTGTCGGATTCAGGACCTTTGTAGTTGTGATAATCCGCGAACAGAATTCCGTTGATTCGTCGTTGGTTAAATGCTGCCCGGAAACGGGTACCGCCTCCGTCACGATGATAGCGATATGCCAGATAATCCATGGTGTGTTTATCCTGGTGAAACCAGTAGGTGAAGACATCCGAATAGTCTTTGCCGCCGCCTTCCTTGCGAAAGCTCACTTCGATCTTGTGGTAAGGCTCTCCTTTGACCGTGCCTTTACCAATATAGCGTTTTTGCACCGCGAGGTCATTTAGAAAATGAGGCAGAAGGGCAAAGTAGACCACAGAGTTCACTGTTTCCGAGAAGCGGCTTTGCTCGTGCTCTGAAAGCCCCACGGATTCTCCATTAATTTCCCGATAGAATCCCTCGTTGCTTAAGTTATCAGAAATGGTACCGGCAGTATCTTCAAAAGTATGCTTGTACGTAAACAAACCGCCGTTGCGCTCGACCGAAAAATAGCGGCCACGAAACTCGAACTCGATAATTGAAGATTCATATCGATGACCTCCATGAGCGATGATGGCAGCGTCAGTGATTGACTTAGCATCCGGTTGATTTGAGCAACTAAAAAACATTGCACCGGTGACAATGGATAGGATGCAGTACCTAAAGTGACCCTTATTTAACATCACTTCTCCTTTCTCACGAATTTGTTTCACGGGACTTTTGCCGACCGACTTCCAATGGAATGCCGGTAGAAAGATGCTCAGAATGGTGCCAAAAAAAGTGAGCTCAAAATGTTCACAGCTTCAAAGGGTTAAGTTGCAGGCCATTTCACACTTATTCAGGTTGCAAGTTAGAAACGTCTTCCCCTGAAGACATGGACTCTTTTCTTGTCGACTTAGTTCGTACCTTCAATTTTGGCTAAGGCGTTTTGGATCCGTTCTTTCTGGTCGTCGGGAGCCTTACTGAGAGCTTTCTTGTAATTTTTCATCGCTGCCTTGCGGTCCCCTTTTTTCTCGTATGCTTCGGCAAGACTGTCATAAACTCTCCACTCTTTCGGATGGCGTTTCACGTTCAGCTTGAACATCGCGATGGCCTTATCCGTTTTGTCTTCACCGAGGAGCTGACGGCTATACCGGTTGAGCTGAGCCTGGTTGGCCATCTCTACAGCCTGGTTCATAGTGTCTTCCGATTCCTTGGGCTTGTCAGCTTTTGCCAGCAGCTGAGATTTTACTTGTAAATTGTTGAAGTTCTTTTCCCGCTTAACCGATTCATCGATCCAGCCCATCGCCTCTTCATCGATGATATCGTTTCGCAAGCAATATCTGGCTGCATCATGCCAGCCACGCCAGCTAAAAGCCGGCAGGGTTCTCAGTTCATTGCGAATACTTCCGAGAACAATTTCGTGGAGGTCGACCTCAATCTTAAAGGGCACTTTGAGCTCTTCCCATCGCAGGTATGCCACCGCAGAATTATCCGTCAGGTCTTCAAAACCGTAGTTCAGCCACTCGGTGTGCTCAACTTTTTGTGGAGTGACAGTGATGCGGACAGCATCTTCTTCTGGTTTGTAGAAAAAGCTCCCCCAGGAAGTGTGATTCTTACTGAAGGAGATTGTCCATTCTCCTTCGGTCGGGTTCATATGCACGCCGTAAGTGCCTGCGGGAACCTGCTGATTTTCGATAGTCACATCATGGGTAAAAGTAATGGTGGTGTTGTCATTCGCGCCGGCCCGCCACGGAATCCGGCCGTTGTAAGGAACCAGTTTCCCCCAGATTACCCGATCTTTAACTCCGGGCCGATGGTAGTCGATGGTGATATCGGTTATGCCAATCCTCTGAGTGACAGAGGCTGCGGGGCTTACTCTGGGCAGGTTTCTTAACTGAGCCTGGCCAGATGTGGCGTGAAAAGACACCATAGCGAAACTGGCCAGAAAAAATAGTGCAGTTGAACATTTCATGATACTTCTCATGATTACCCTCCTGGAGTTTGTTTGGGTTTAATTAAAAAAAGGATTATCCTTATTACGACAATTTACGAGATTTGTTATCTCTTCAAAAGTTCCACAAATCACCTAAAACCAGTCTGCGGGTTGGGTTCAGGAGGACGAACCTGCATGACTATTTTTTATACGCTAATTTGTAATTTTTTTATTGAGAAAATAGATTTTTTTTAATATTCAAAAGTTTCGTAATGCGCAACATTATCTTCGAACTTCAGGAGGTACTTTTCATCTTCCGGATAATATCTTGCTTTTTCAAAATCTGCTCCGGCAAACTTTTTTATACTTTCATAAGAATCCCATTCTGTAATTGTCAAGCTTGCTCCCGTTTCAAAGCCACGGTGCGGTTTGGTCCGAGATTGGAAAATGGCATCGCCATTTGCGTATCCTTGTTTTTTTCGGGCAGGAGATTATCTTATTTGCAAAATGTAAAATTACTAACAATTAGTCAAGAAAAATATTCTCGGCCAGAAAAACGGGAAAGCATGCTTTTACCTGACAAAAAGAATTTGTAAGCCGGCAAAATGAAAATACCAGGGTAACAAACGGCAATCCAAGGGGACAACATGGCTTTTTCCTGTTAGATTAGGATTTTGTCGGGGTGCAGTTTTTGGTAGCGACTGTCTGAAATGTCAAGCAAAAAGAAAGCTTGTTTTTTTAATGAAACTTAATCCTGTGCGGCTGTAGTTCTCCGGGCGACAGGACGATATTATTTCAAGTTCTTTTTTGTAAGTCAGTCCTACAAAATTACCTCAAAGACATAATTTAACAAGGAGAAAGAATATGACACATTTTTACAGGCTTATGGGAACTCTGCTCATCGTTGGCAGCATCTGGCTTCTGCCTTTGGATCCTGCTTTTGCACAGTTCACGCTGGTATCCTCAACGCCCGCGGATGGTGCCGTCAACGTGGCAAGTCCTGCTACGTTTCAGTTCACCTTCAGTTCCGCTTTGGATACCACAGCACGATTTGAAGAACCGGATGATTTTTTTCTGGCCATCGAAATTTTCCCGGAAGATTCGGCGGAAACTGACCCCGATATTAGCCTGAGTTCAGATATGAGAACCGTGACGGTATCGGGTGTCGAATTACCAGCAGATACACGATTTACAGTACTGCTCACCGGCGCGAGGAGTCAGGGCGGTGAAGCACTCGATAGACCCTATGTGATGAACTTTACCACTGGCAGTTCCTTGCCATCCGGCACTGTGTCCGGAACTGTATCCTTCCAGGGCAATCCGGCCAACGGGGCTCTGGTGGCTCTTTT
This genomic window from candidate division KSB1 bacterium contains:
- a CDS encoding DUF2911 domain-containing protein, whose amino-acid sequence is MRSIMKCSTALFFLASFAMVSFHATSGQAQLRNLPRVSPAASVTQRIGITDITIDYHRPGVKDRVIWGKLVPYNGRIPWRAGANDNTTITFTHDVTIENQQVPAGTYGVHMNPTEGEWTISFSKNHTSWGSFFYKPEEDAVRITVTPQKVEHTEWLNYGFEDLTDNSAVAYLRWEELKVPFKIEVDLHEIVLGSIRNELRTLPAFSWRGWHDAARYCLRNDIIDEEAMGWIDESVKREKNFNNLQVKSQLLAKADKPKESEDTMNQAVEMANQAQLNRYSRQLLGEDKTDKAIAMFKLNVKRHPKEWRVYDSLAEAYEKKGDRKAAMKNYKKALSKAPDDQKERIQNALAKIEGTN